Genomic DNA from Haloarcula marina:
GCCGACTGACCGAGGAAGCGCTCGGCGTCCCCGTCGAGTCGGTGTCGTTCAGCGAACTCCAGACCACCGAGGCGTATCTGGCCGACCTGAAGGCCGAAATCGCCGAGAATCTGCCCGAGTTCAACGCCGAGAGCGTGACGGAGGTTCTGCGGAAGTACCTCGGGAGTTCCATCCGCGTAGAAGCAGACTAACGCGAAGTTAGATAGCGCCTACGGCGGTATTAGGGACAGAAAGACTTTACCCGACACTCCCCTACCGTTGTTCCCCATGACCCGAGACTACGACTTCTGGCTGTTCGACCTCGACGGCACGCTCATCGACGTAGAGCCGTCGTATCCGGTGACAGTCATGTCTCGGGTCGGCGACAGACTCGGCCACGGCTTCAGCGAGGAGGAGGCGGCGACGCTGTGGTACGGCGAGGGCGACGCCCGCGCCGACCTGCTGGCGGCGCGGGACATCGACCCCGAAGCGTTCTGGACGGTGTTCCACGAGGAGGAGCGCCCGACTGACCGAGCGAAGGCGGCGTTCCTCTACGAGGACGCAGAGCGGTTCCTCGCCGACCGCACCGAGCCGATGGGCCTCGTGACCCACTGTCAGGACTACCTCACCGGCCCGGTCCTCGAACAGTTGGACATCGCCGACTGGTTCGAGACGGTGGTCTGCTGCGACGACGACATCGGGTGGAAACCGGACCCCGCGCCCGTCCACCGCGCGATGGACGAGATGGGCGTCGGTCACAACGGCCACGCCGGGGTGCTGGTCGGGGACAATCCCAGCGACATCGGCGCGGCGTGGAACGCTGGCTTAGACGGCGTCCACGTCGAGCGCCGGCCGGGCCCGACCGACCGGTGTGTCCGCGGCGACCACCGCGTCACGTCGTTCACGGACCTCGTCTGACCGACCCGACTCACGGAATCTGGACGAAGTAGTTCGCCGACGTGCCATTGTACTCCACGGCGAGGCCGAAGAAGTCCTTGTTCCCGGCGTCGTCGAATTCGAGCGTTATCGTCTCGGGCTGTTTCGACCGCACGACCACGCTCTGGTCGACCGGTTCCCAGTTGCCGAAGCGGAAGAACTGGTCGGCGTCGTCGCCGTTCAGTTTGCCCCAATCCGCCGGTTGACCGCTGTTAGCGGAGTAAAACAGCAGTCGGACGCGGTTCATCTTCCGGTCGACCGACCCGTTGTTGTAGAGGACTACCGAGACGCGGTTCGGTCCCGCGTTCTGGACGGATTCGAGGCGGATGCTCTCGCTGAACCACGGATTGAGTCCCGAGACGTCCTCGTCGGTGTCCTCATCAGTGCCGTCGGTGACCGGGACGGAAAACGTCGTTCGCTCTCGGGCCTCGACGGTCCCGCTCTCGTCGAAATCCCGCTGTGCGGTGACCACGGCCGTCCCCTCGAACCCGCTGTCGGGTGAGAACACCGCCGAGACAGTCCCGGTGCCGTTGCTCGGTTTCGTGAGCGACGCGACGCGGGTCCCGTTCGACAGGCGGAACTCGCCGCCCGTGGCCGTGAACGTCACCCGCCCCGCGGCAGGGTTGTTGTAGCGGTCGCGTATCCGGACGCTCACCCGCGCGGACTCGTCGGCGCGGATGCTCTCGCTCGCGCCCTCCTCGACCGGCGTCACGTAGTGCGGTCCGAGGACCGTGTCGTCCACGTCGCTGCCGACCCCCACGCGGGCCATCCGGAAGCGGTAGCGACCCGGTTCGAGCGTCACCGTGAGCGTGTTGTACGGCGTCCCGTCACTGACCGCGATGCCCGAGACGTGGCCGCCGTTCGCGACCCGTTCGTCCGCGAGAATCGCCTCCCAGTCGCCCGCAGAGAGCGTCGTCGGCAGCGTGAGCGTGATACCGCTCGCCGTGTCGTTCGTCACCGTCAGCGGGCGGGCGGGGCTGGACAGCGGCGTCGTCTCGACGCCGACGGCCCGCGTGCTCGCCGTCGACAACTGGCCGTCCACGAGCAACAGCATCACCTGGTCGCCCTCGATGAAACTGCCCGAGTCGACCGGAACCGTCGCGCCGCTCTGGAACGCGTTGGTGAGCGCATTGTGTTCGTACACCGTCGTCGGCGCGTTCCGGTACTCGTTGTAGTTCGGCCGGTAGCGGAGGACTCGCGTGTCGAACGTCCGGTCGGTCCCGTCCCAGTAGGCCGACGCCGACGGCGCGCGGGCGTTCGACACCGTCACTGTCCCCGGTGCCAGCGTCTCGATGGACCCCGCGCCGACGCCGGGGTTCACGAGGAAGAACCGCGAGGGGTATCGGGCCGCCAACTCGATTTGGGTCGACGCCGGGACGTTCTCCGTCCCGGCCCGCAAGAGCGCCCCGTCGAGCGCCAGCATGTCCTGCTGGACGCGCTGGCTGTGTTCGAACTCCACCTGTTGGTTCTGGGCGGGCACGGCGTTGACCTGCACCAAGACGAGCAAGGAGACCAGCAGGCCGAACATGAGAATCGCGCCGAGGACTTCCGAGACCCCGCGGTCGTCGCGGCGGAGCGACCGCCCGACCGTGGCGAATCGGCGGAGCCACGGCGTCGGGCGACGAGGACGACCGGTCGACGGGGGATGTGGTTTCGGCGTCATTGTCAGATGAGGAGGAACGCGGCGGTCGAGACCAACACCAGCAGGATACCGTACTTCAACCCCCCGAACGCGTTGTTGTCGACGAGTTTGCCAGCCAGCAGACCGGACCCGAACGCTTGGATGATCGCGGAGTGGAAAAAGAGCGTCTCGTAGGCCGACACCGGCAGGTTCGAGATGCTTATCGGCGCTTCCACGTCGACTCCGGTGGCCGCGCCGGACGCCTCGGCGACCGGTTGGAGGTAACTCCGGGTGAGCATCGTCACCACCAGCAGGTACACCAGAAAGCCGATTATCACGACTGCCACGTACGAACTGAGTTCGCGGCGGCGCTGTTGCTCGATTCTGAAGCGGTTTCGCGTGTCGTCGGCGGCGATGCTGAGGACGCGCGCGAGGTCGCTGCTCGACCGCATCCCCTCGGCGATGAGTTTCATCGCCCGCGAGAGTTGCGGGACGCGCAGTCGGTCGGCGAACGCCCGGAGCGCCCGTGAGGTGTCGTGGTTCCACTCGATGTCGTTGCGGACCTTTCGGAGTTCCCGCTCGATGGGGCCGCTCGACCACTTCGCGACCAGTCCGAGGGCTTCGGTCGTGGGGACGCCCATCTTGTTCGCGCTCGACAGCGCGTTCATCGTATCGGGGAACTGCCTGGCGATGTGGCGTTCGCGGCGGGTCTTGCGCTCGACGAACAGCGACAGCGGGACCGTGAGGAGGAACATCGGCACGACGACCAACCACAGCGTCGCCCGCCGCGGGGCCGCGAGAAACGCGTCTCGGGA
This window encodes:
- a CDS encoding HAD family hydrolase, whose amino-acid sequence is MTRDYDFWLFDLDGTLIDVEPSYPVTVMSRVGDRLGHGFSEEEAATLWYGEGDARADLLAARDIDPEAFWTVFHEEERPTDRAKAAFLYEDAERFLADRTEPMGLVTHCQDYLTGPVLEQLDIADWFETVVCCDDDIGWKPDPAPVHRAMDEMGVGHNGHAGVLVGDNPSDIGAAWNAGLDGVHVERRPGPTDRCVRGDHRVTSFTDLV
- a CDS encoding Ig-like domain-containing protein, which gives rise to MTPKPHPPSTGRPRRPTPWLRRFATVGRSLRRDDRGVSEVLGAILMFGLLVSLLVLVQVNAVPAQNQQVEFEHSQRVQQDMLALDGALLRAGTENVPASTQIELAARYPSRFFLVNPGVGAGSIETLAPGTVTVSNARAPSASAYWDGTDRTFDTRVLRYRPNYNEYRNAPTTVYEHNALTNAFQSGATVPVDSGSFIEGDQVMLLLVDGQLSTASTRAVGVETTPLSSPARPLTVTNDTASGITLTLPTTLSAGDWEAILADERVANGGHVSGIAVSDGTPYNTLTVTLEPGRYRFRMARVGVGSDVDDTVLGPHYVTPVEEGASESIRADESARVSVRIRDRYNNPAAGRVTFTATGGEFRLSNGTRVASLTKPSNGTGTVSAVFSPDSGFEGTAVVTAQRDFDESGTVEARERTTFSVPVTDGTDEDTDEDVSGLNPWFSESIRLESVQNAGPNRVSVVLYNNGSVDRKMNRVRLLFYSANSGQPADWGKLNGDDADQFFRFGNWEPVDQSVVVRSKQPETITLEFDDAGNKDFFGLAVEYNGTSANYFVQIP